The proteins below come from a single Chryseobacterium bernardetii genomic window:
- a CDS encoding rhomboid family intramembrane serine protease, giving the protein MFKNVISKRAVIYPLLMLSAMWFGYFLQMHGFFGSCFGAIIPLVPEGLLGILTSPLLHGNIDHIIGNSIPITALMFLLYQFYPLVANKVFFIGWISTGLLVWLLPPIDIMTGEYMYTCTIGASGVVYVLAFFLFFSGVFKWNMKLLTISLLVVLYYGSLVWGMLPEELFYNMQEPSKISWQAHLSGAIVGSIIAFAFKNVGERKKRFIWEYPNYYSEKDDKLWQEYKENHPEDFMELPYKKRDDIWDHLDELRRK; this is encoded by the coding sequence ATGTTTAAAAATGTAATTTCCAAAAGAGCGGTTATATACCCTTTGCTGATGCTATCTGCGATGTGGTTCGGATATTTTTTACAAATGCATGGCTTTTTTGGAAGTTGCTTCGGAGCCATTATTCCCCTTGTTCCCGAAGGGCTGTTGGGAATTCTTACCTCCCCTCTTTTACATGGAAATATAGATCATATCATAGGAAACTCTATTCCCATCACAGCGCTCATGTTTCTGCTGTATCAATTCTATCCGTTGGTTGCCAATAAGGTTTTTTTTATCGGATGGATCTCAACAGGGCTTTTAGTATGGCTGCTTCCTCCTATAGATATTATGACCGGTGAGTATATGTATACCTGTACCATAGGAGCCAGCGGTGTAGTCTATGTACTGGCTTTTTTCCTCTTCTTTAGTGGTGTTTTCAAATGGAATATGAAGCTTCTTACCATTTCCTTACTGGTGGTTTTATACTATGGAAGTTTGGTATGGGGAATGCTTCCCGAAGAACTGTTCTATAATATGCAGGAACCCAGCAAGATATCTTGGCAGGCTCACCTTTCCGGGGCTATTGTAGGAAGTATCATTGCTTTTGCTTTTAAGAATGTAGGTGAGAGAAAGAAAAGATTTATCTGGGAATATCCGAATTATTATAGTGAAAAAGATGATAAGCTGTGGCAGGAATATAAAGAAAACCACCCGGAAGATTTTATGGAGCTTCCTTACAAAAAAAGAGACGATATTTGGGATCATTTGGATGAATTAAGAAGAAAATAA
- the sufD gene encoding Fe-S cluster assembly protein SufD produces MALKEQIIENHNEFLESLRHRFLDDDRKTALQKFENIGFPTKKDEEYKYTNLKEITEKSYNFFPKENHNITKEQFDELHLGEEHFDWIVFVNGKLHKELSKVSIENVEFLSFNYALNDDKHKEVFEKYFNTIASKDLAFTNLNLAYCKYGFFLKVPKNVVIEKPIHVFYISQNQEENTFYNTRNLLIVEEGAKVEVIESHHNFDDTYVLTNSVTEIFTYPNAKADWHKLQNDNNTSYLVDHTFAKQEKDSLTTVNTFSFGGKLVRNNLDFIHNGSNINSFMNGITIIGKDQLVDHHTAVHHNFPNCESYQNYKGIFDGNAHGVFNGKVFVDKIAQKTNAYQQNNNVLLSEGASIDTKPQLEIFADDVKCSHGCTVGQLNEDALFYLRARGISKKEAQALLLYAFANDAMQNIDIEPLKEKISKLLAEKLEVDIEF; encoded by the coding sequence ATGGCATTAAAAGAACAAATTATAGAGAACCATAATGAGTTTTTGGAGAGTCTTCGTCACAGATTTCTGGATGACGATAGAAAGACAGCTCTTCAGAAGTTTGAAAACATTGGTTTTCCAACCAAAAAAGACGAAGAATATAAATATACCAATCTAAAGGAGATCACGGAAAAAAGCTACAACTTCTTCCCGAAAGAAAACCACAACATCACTAAAGAACAGTTTGATGAACTGCATCTTGGAGAAGAACATTTTGATTGGATTGTTTTTGTAAACGGTAAACTTCACAAAGAACTTTCAAAGGTTTCTATTGAAAATGTAGAATTCCTTTCATTCAATTATGCATTGAATGATGACAAACATAAAGAGGTATTTGAAAAATATTTCAATACAATTGCTTCCAAAGATTTAGCGTTCACAAACTTAAACCTTGCCTATTGCAAGTACGGTTTCTTTTTGAAGGTGCCTAAAAATGTTGTGATTGAAAAGCCAATTCATGTTTTCTACATTTCCCAGAACCAAGAGGAAAATACATTCTACAATACAAGGAATTTATTAATCGTAGAAGAAGGTGCAAAGGTTGAAGTTATTGAAAGCCACCACAATTTTGATGACACTTACGTGTTAACCAACTCAGTGACGGAAATCTTTACGTATCCCAATGCAAAAGCAGACTGGCATAAGCTTCAGAATGACAACAATACTTCTTATCTTGTAGACCATACCTTTGCAAAACAGGAGAAAGACAGTTTAACAACTGTAAATACATTCTCTTTCGGAGGTAAACTGGTAAGAAATAACCTTGATTTTATTCATAATGGATCCAATATCAATTCATTTATGAACGGAATTACTATTATCGGAAAAGACCAGCTGGTAGACCACCATACAGCAGTTCACCACAACTTCCCGAATTGTGAAAGCTACCAGAACTACAAAGGTATCTTTGATGGTAATGCTCATGGAGTTTTCAACGGAAAAGTATTTGTTGATAAAATTGCCCAGAAAACCAATGCTTACCAACAGAACAATAACGTATTGCTAAGCGAGGGTGCAAGCATCGATACAAAACCTCAGTTAGAGATCTTTGCGGATGATGTAAAATGTTCTCACGGATGTACGGTAGGCCAGCTTAATGAAGACGCCCTTTTCTATCTGAGAGCAAGAGGGATCTCTAAAAAAGAAGCTCAGGCATTACTTCTTTACGCATTTGCTAACGATGCCATGCAGAATATTGATATTGAACCTCTCAAGGAGAAAATTTCAAAACTTTTGGCTGAGAAACTGGAAGTAGATATAGAATTTTAA
- a CDS encoding DUF3078 domain-containing protein, protein MKKFLLILSIFMGIYASAQEELKKDSVVVDTVKYWSVLGKNTLMINQAAFSNWVGGGANNVGWLAGVNYNITYEKDNDLWENIIILGYGQNDTKGVGIRKTQDVINISTNYGRKFSKSWYLSLGAGLQSQFAPGYEDGNNPEAKKISNFMAPGYLNVGMGITYRPNDDLTVTLRPTNARWTFVMDKDLQLAGNYGLKTDGATSLLQFGFLGTAVYKLKIMEDIQLTNTASVFSNYLDRPDRLVLAYGALLNLKVNKYISSNISLDLLYDHNQIEKTQLKQTLGIGFAYTLDNGVKRSDRKDSQWWIKK, encoded by the coding sequence ATGAAGAAGTTTTTATTGATTCTTTCCATATTTATGGGGATTTATGCAAGTGCACAAGAAGAATTAAAAAAAGATTCCGTAGTAGTAGACACAGTAAAATACTGGTCGGTGTTAGGGAAAAACACTTTAATGATTAACCAGGCGGCCTTTTCGAATTGGGTAGGAGGTGGGGCCAATAACGTAGGGTGGCTTGCCGGCGTTAATTATAATATTACCTATGAAAAAGACAACGATCTTTGGGAAAATATTATTATTCTTGGATATGGACAGAATGATACAAAAGGGGTAGGTATAAGAAAAACTCAGGATGTCATCAATATTTCTACCAACTACGGGCGGAAGTTTTCCAAAAGTTGGTATTTGTCTTTAGGGGCTGGCTTACAGTCTCAGTTTGCTCCGGGATACGAGGACGGGAACAATCCGGAAGCAAAGAAAATTTCAAATTTTATGGCTCCGGGATATCTGAACGTCGGTATGGGTATTACATACAGACCGAATGACGACCTAACCGTAACTTTACGCCCTACCAATGCCAGATGGACGTTTGTAATGGATAAAGATCTTCAGCTTGCCGGAAATTATGGTTTAAAAACTGATGGCGCTACTTCATTGCTACAGTTTGGTTTCCTGGGAACTGCCGTATATAAGCTTAAAATTATGGAAGATATTCAATTAACCAACACGGCTTCTGTCTTTTCAAATTATCTTGATCGTCCTGACAGATTGGTGCTTGCTTATGGAGCTCTTCTGAACCTGAAAGTTAACAAATATATCTCATCGAATATCTCTTTAGATTTATTATATGACCACAACCAGATTGAAAAGACACAGCTAAAACAAACACTGGGAATTGGATTTGCCTATACACTGGATAATGGAGTGAAACGCTCTGACCGTAAAGACAGCCAATGGTGGATAAAAAAATAA
- a CDS encoding GNAT family N-acetyltransferase → MIATARLILRKPTKEDFEKFFEINHDPETNIHNPNGPMSFQKAESTFTRMLEHWEKHHFGSWAIAEKENPENVIGFGGLSYKLYGEEEKLNLGYRFASQAWGKGYATEFTKKAIDLGFNEGSKEEIFAVVRPGNIASVKVLEKAGMIKTGTLDDVPGQPESLVYRIEK, encoded by the coding sequence ATGATAGCTACAGCAAGATTAATTCTAAGAAAGCCTACAAAAGAAGATTTTGAAAAATTCTTCGAAATTAATCATGACCCCGAAACCAATATTCATAATCCAAACGGACCCATGAGTTTTCAAAAAGCAGAAAGTACATTTACCAGGATGCTTGAACATTGGGAAAAGCATCATTTCGGAAGTTGGGCAATTGCTGAAAAGGAAAACCCTGAAAATGTAATAGGTTTTGGCGGGCTGAGCTATAAACTCTACGGAGAAGAAGAAAAATTGAATTTAGGCTATCGTTTTGCTTCCCAGGCATGGGGGAAAGGATATGCTACAGAATTCACGAAGAAAGCTATAGATCTCGGGTTTAATGAGGGCAGTAAAGAAGAAATTTTTGCTGTTGTCCGCCCCGGCAATATAGCTTCTGTTAAAGTTTTGGAAAAGGCAGGTATGATCAAAACCGGGACCCTAGATGACGTTCCTGGTCAGCCTGAAAGTTTAGTATATAGAATTGAAAAATAA
- the sufC gene encoding Fe-S cluster assembly ATPase SufC, producing MLEIKNLHAKIEDGAEILKGINLEIKPGEVHAIMGPNGAGKSTLSSVIAGKEDYEVTGGEILFQGEDIIEDAPEDRAHKGIFLSFQYPVEIPGVSVTNFIKAALNETRKANGLEEMPAKEMLALIREKSEKLGIKKDFLSRSLNEGFSGGEKKRNEIFQMMMLNPKLAILDETDSGLDIDALRIVADGVNYFKNEGNAVLLITHYQRLLNYIQPDFVHVLADGKIIKTGDKSLALELEEKGYDWLLN from the coding sequence ATGTTAGAAATTAAAAACCTTCACGCCAAAATTGAGGATGGCGCAGAAATATTAAAAGGGATTAACCTTGAAATAAAGCCAGGCGAAGTTCACGCTATTATGGGGCCAAACGGAGCTGGTAAATCTACCCTTTCTTCTGTAATCGCTGGAAAAGAAGATTACGAAGTGACAGGTGGAGAGATCCTTTTCCAGGGAGAAGACATCATTGAGGATGCTCCTGAAGACAGAGCACACAAAGGAATCTTCCTATCTTTCCAGTATCCAGTGGAAATTCCGGGAGTTTCTGTAACGAACTTCATCAAAGCTGCTTTAAACGAAACAAGAAAAGCAAACGGATTGGAAGAAATGCCTGCAAAAGAAATGCTTGCATTAATCCGTGAAAAATCTGAAAAATTAGGGATTAAAAAAGATTTCCTTTCAAGATCACTGAATGAAGGATTCTCCGGAGGTGAGAAGAAAAGAAACGAGATCTTCCAGATGATGATGCTTAACCCTAAATTGGCTATCCTGGACGAAACAGATTCAGGATTAGACATCGACGCTTTAAGAATCGTAGCAGATGGAGTAAATTATTTTAAAAATGAAGGAAATGCAGTTCTTTTGATTACGCACTATCAAAGATTGCTTAACTATATTCAACCTGACTTTGTTCACGTTTTAGCTGATGGAAAAATCATCAAAACTGGTGATAAATCTTTAGCATTAGAGCTTGAAGAAAAAGGTTACGACTGGCTTTTAAATTAA
- the gdhA gene encoding NADP-specific glutamate dehydrogenase, translating to MEQYNIDQKIQEFIAKIEAKNPNEPEFLQAVKEVAVTVIPFIATKKEYNGMKLLERMAEAERIIIFRVPWVDDKGEIQVNRGFRIQMNSAIGPYKGGIRFHPTVNLSVLKFLAFEQVFKNSLTTLPMGGGKGGSDFDPQGKSDMEVMRFCQAFMTELCKHIGPETDVPAGDIGVGAREIGYLFGQYKKIRNEFTGVLTGKGLAYGGSLIRPEATGYGVVYFAEQMLKTIGQDFQGKTVTVSGFGNVAWGVIKKATELGAKVVTISGPDGYIYDKDGISGEKIDYLLELRSSGNNRAEDYAKKYPSAEFHAGKRPWEVKCDVAFPSATQNELDLDDARKLVENGCVCVTEAANMPSTLDAINYFLDNKVLFSPGKASNAGGVATSGLEMTQNSIRLNWTSEEVDARLKEIMIGIHKACRDYGKDEDGYVNYVKGANIAGFVKVAEAMLAQGVV from the coding sequence ATGGAACAATATAATATTGACCAGAAAATCCAAGAGTTTATTGCAAAAATTGAAGCAAAAAATCCTAACGAACCGGAATTCTTACAGGCTGTAAAAGAAGTTGCCGTAACAGTAATTCCATTCATTGCTACGAAAAAAGAATATAACGGAATGAAGCTGCTTGAAAGAATGGCTGAAGCTGAAAGAATTATTATCTTCAGAGTTCCATGGGTTGATGACAAAGGAGAAATTCAGGTTAACAGAGGGTTCAGAATCCAGATGAACTCTGCGATTGGACCATACAAAGGAGGTATCCGTTTCCACCCTACTGTAAACTTATCCGTTCTTAAATTCTTAGCTTTTGAACAAGTATTTAAAAACTCTTTAACTACTCTTCCAATGGGAGGTGGTAAAGGAGGTTCAGATTTTGACCCACAAGGGAAATCTGATATGGAAGTAATGCGTTTCTGCCAGGCTTTCATGACAGAATTATGCAAGCATATTGGTCCTGAAACAGACGTACCTGCAGGAGATATTGGTGTAGGAGCAAGAGAAATCGGTTACCTATTCGGACAATACAAGAAAATCAGAAATGAATTCACAGGCGTTCTTACAGGAAAAGGGCTTGCTTATGGAGGTTCATTAATTCGTCCTGAAGCTACAGGATACGGAGTGGTATACTTCGCTGAGCAGATGCTTAAAACAATCGGACAGGATTTCCAGGGAAAAACTGTAACAGTTTCAGGTTTCGGAAACGTAGCTTGGGGAGTTATCAAAAAGGCAACAGAACTTGGAGCTAAAGTGGTAACAATCTCTGGTCCTGATGGATACATCTATGACAAAGACGGTATTAGCGGAGAAAAAATAGATTATTTATTAGAACTTAGATCTTCTGGTAACAACAGAGCTGAAGATTATGCTAAAAAATATCCATCTGCTGAGTTCCACGCTGGAAAACGTCCTTGGGAAGTGAAGTGTGATGTAGCATTCCCTTCTGCCACTCAAAACGAATTAGATTTAGATGATGCAAGAAAATTAGTTGAAAACGGATGCGTTTGTGTAACTGAAGCAGCTAATATGCCTTCTACATTAGACGCTATCAACTATTTCTTAGACAATAAAGTGTTATTCTCTCCTGGTAAAGCTTCCAATGCCGGAGGTGTTGCAACTTCAGGATTAGAAATGACTCAGAACTCTATCCGTCTTAACTGGACTTCTGAAGAGGTTGATGCAAGATTAAAGGAAATCATGATTGGTATCCACAAAGCTTGTAGAGACTACGGAAAAGACGAAGACGGTTATGTAAACTACGTAAAAGGAGCCAATATTGCTGGCTTCGTAAAAGTAGCAGAAGCTATGTTAGCTCAGGGAGTTGTGTAA
- a CDS encoding HesB/IscA family protein, with amino-acid sequence MIKVSDHAKEKAIQLMTEDGFNPAEDYIRVGVKSGGCSGLEYVLKFDNQKTDTDQIFEDNNIKIIIDKKSILYLAGTTLEYSGGLNGKGFVFNNPNASRTCGCGESFSL; translated from the coding sequence ATGATAAAAGTATCAGACCATGCAAAGGAGAAAGCCATCCAGTTGATGACTGAAGATGGTTTTAACCCTGCTGAAGATTATATAAGAGTTGGGGTAAAAAGTGGCGGATGCTCTGGTTTAGAGTATGTTTTAAAGTTTGACAACCAAAAAACAGACACAGATCAGATTTTTGAAGATAATAACATTAAAATTATTATAGATAAAAAATCCATCCTTTATTTAGCAGGAACCACTCTTGAATATTCAGGAGGATTGAACGGAAAAGGGTTTGTTTTTAACAACCCGAACGCATCCAGAACATGTGGATGCGGAGAATCATTTAGTCTTTAG
- a CDS encoding GLPGLI family protein, translated as MKRIGIIALALFIQQVSAQTNRFVYQVTMKPDAENKADIKTENAYLDISQDKSVFYSENRIKRDSIMQKAFQGGGGRMSINREQMEGLRSNINYSVEKDKTTQKTYFKDRIGRDIYSYEEDRPLDWKISSETRKIGEYKVQKAETDFAGRKWTAWFTTDLPYQDGPYKFGGLPGLIVKVEDDKGDYSFDLMKNYKITELPALNQFGNTLKVKRSDFVKQQQKFKTDPMSFMTQGSGMATTIRVDGGRGPGGGGNPNPADMRKRMEERVKEEAKKNSNPIELQ; from the coding sequence ATGAAAAGAATAGGCATTATTGCTCTGGCATTGTTTATACAGCAGGTTTCTGCCCAAACTAACCGGTTTGTATATCAGGTAACCATGAAGCCGGACGCTGAAAATAAAGCAGATATCAAAACCGAAAATGCTTATCTTGATATTTCTCAGGATAAATCGGTTTTTTATTCTGAAAACAGAATCAAAAGGGATTCTATCATGCAGAAAGCCTTTCAGGGCGGCGGCGGAAGAATGAGTATTAACAGGGAACAGATGGAAGGATTACGATCTAATATCAATTACTCCGTAGAAAAAGATAAAACAACCCAAAAAACTTATTTTAAAGACAGAATAGGACGGGATATTTACTCGTATGAAGAAGACAGACCTCTGGACTGGAAAATTTCTTCTGAAACAAGAAAAATAGGAGAATATAAAGTTCAGAAGGCAGAAACGGATTTTGCAGGCAGAAAATGGACCGCCTGGTTTACTACTGATCTGCCTTATCAGGATGGCCCATACAAGTTTGGCGGCCTTCCGGGATTAATTGTAAAAGTGGAGGATGATAAGGGGGACTATTCTTTTGATCTGATGAAGAATTATAAAATTACAGAACTTCCTGCTTTAAATCAGTTTGGAAATACCTTAAAGGTAAAAAGAAGTGATTTTGTGAAGCAACAGCAAAAATTTAAAACCGATCCGATGTCATTTATGACTCAGGGTTCAGGTATGGCTACAACAATAAGAGTAGACGGTGGGAGAGGCCCGGGTGGCGGCGGAAATCCGAATCCTGCTGATATGAGAAAGAGAATGGAAGAGAGAGTGAAAGAAGAGGCTAAGAAAAATTCAAATCCAATTGAATTGCAATAG
- the dprA gene encoding DNA-processing protein DprA — protein MISEEYLYAIALRESSQIGDINFYKLVKTFGSAENAWKKAKKEYKRLDGIGSKTVADIGNENHLKFAEKELTFCEKNNIRIRVRHLEEFPVLLNECIDAPSILYQKGNIDDSIQKISIVGTRNMTSYGKQFIGDFFEAAQSSRYVSVSGLALGIDKEVHEQSIRYQKPTIAVLAHGFEYLYPAKNRKLSEKILQEGGILLTEFNSTRKPDRENFIQRNRIVAGLSPATIVVETGFGGGSVSTASFANDYNRDVFALPGKITDVHSQGCNQLILHHKATAISTVKDLINMLGFNNPKEKIAELFPYSETTIQLTENQKTIYQFIKHNPQISLDDLAQEIAVSTHKILPIILELELLGKVKSFSGRQFIAI, from the coding sequence ATGATCTCTGAAGAATATTTATATGCCATCGCTTTACGTGAAAGCAGCCAGATTGGCGATATCAATTTCTATAAACTTGTAAAGACCTTTGGAAGTGCCGAGAATGCATGGAAAAAAGCAAAAAAAGAATACAAAAGATTAGACGGAATAGGCTCCAAAACAGTTGCTGATATTGGAAATGAAAACCATTTGAAATTTGCAGAAAAAGAGCTCACTTTTTGCGAAAAAAATAATATTCGCATAAGAGTAAGGCACCTTGAAGAGTTTCCTGTACTTCTTAATGAATGTATTGATGCCCCTTCTATTCTTTATCAGAAAGGAAATATTGACGATTCAATTCAAAAAATAAGCATTGTAGGAACCCGCAATATGACTTCTTATGGAAAACAGTTTATCGGAGATTTCTTTGAAGCTGCTCAATCTTCCAGATATGTGTCTGTAAGTGGACTGGCTTTAGGTATAGATAAAGAAGTTCATGAACAATCTATCCGGTATCAAAAACCTACAATTGCAGTCCTTGCTCATGGTTTCGAATACTTATATCCTGCTAAAAACAGAAAACTGTCAGAAAAAATTCTTCAGGAAGGTGGTATTCTATTAACAGAGTTCAATTCAACAAGAAAACCGGATCGTGAAAATTTTATTCAAAGGAACAGAATTGTAGCCGGACTTTCTCCTGCAACCATTGTTGTGGAAACAGGATTTGGTGGCGGTTCTGTAAGTACTGCTTCTTTCGCCAATGATTATAACAGAGATGTTTTTGCACTTCCGGGAAAAATTACCGATGTTCATAGCCAGGGTTGTAATCAATTGATTTTGCATCACAAAGCAACAGCCATTTCTACTGTCAAAGATCTTATAAACATGCTTGGCTTCAATAATCCAAAAGAAAAAATTGCTGAGCTTTTCCCTTATAGTGAAACAACAATACAATTAACTGAAAATCAAAAAACTATTTATCAGTTCATCAAACATAATCCACAGATTTCCCTGGATGATCTTGCCCAGGAAATTGCTGTTTCCACCCATAAAATTTTACCGATTATTTTAGAATTAGAACTTTTAGGGAAAGTAAAATCATTTTCCGGGAGGCAATTCATCGCAATTTAA
- a CDS encoding DUF3078 domain-containing protein: protein MKKVLLIASASFGFMAMAQEAKTDVPVTDTVKAWSIQGQNTLMLNQAAFSNWVGGGANNVGWLAGVNYNLTYEKGKDLWENIIILGYGQNNTQGTGVRKTQDVINLSTNYGREFAKNWYFSAGAGLQTQFAPGYEDGNNPDAKKISNFMAPGYLNLGAGVTYRPNDNLTVTLRPANARWTFVLDKDLQKAGTYGLKNDGDSSLFQFGFLGTAMYKLKIMENITLLNTASVFSNYLDHPERLVLGYSGVLSMKINKFISTNVTLDLLYDHNQIWKTQLKQTLGVGLAYNFDNGKKRSDNKDNQSWLKK from the coding sequence ATGAAAAAAGTTTTATTGATCGCTTCTGCTTCTTTCGGATTTATGGCAATGGCCCAGGAAGCAAAAACTGATGTTCCTGTAACAGATACCGTTAAAGCCTGGTCTATTCAGGGCCAGAATACTTTAATGCTTAACCAGGCTGCTTTTTCAAACTGGGTAGGAGGAGGAGCCAATAACGTAGGGTGGCTTGCCGGTGTCAATTATAACCTTACTTATGAAAAAGGTAAAGACCTTTGGGAAAATATTATTATTCTTGGCTACGGACAAAACAACACTCAGGGAACCGGCGTTAGAAAAACCCAGGACGTTATCAATCTGTCTACCAACTATGGTAGGGAATTTGCTAAAAACTGGTATTTCTCAGCAGGTGCCGGGCTTCAGACTCAATTTGCCCCGGGATATGAGGATGGCAATAATCCTGATGCAAAGAAAATCTCAAACTTTATGGCTCCGGGCTATCTGAACTTAGGTGCGGGGGTTACTTACCGTCCAAATGATAATCTTACAGTAACGTTACGTCCGGCGAATGCCAGATGGACTTTTGTGTTGGATAAAGACCTTCAGAAAGCTGGAACTTACGGACTTAAAAATGATGGTGATTCTTCCCTATTCCAATTCGGTTTCCTAGGAACGGCTATGTATAAACTGAAAATTATGGAGAACATCACTTTGCTAAACACGGCATCTGTATTCTCAAACTATCTGGATCATCCGGAAAGATTGGTTCTTGGATACAGCGGGGTTTTAAGCATGAAGATCAATAAATTTATTTCTACGAATGTAACTTTGGATCTGTTATATGATCATAACCAGATATGGAAAACTCAGTTGAAACAGACTTTGGGAGTAGGTTTAGCGTATAATTTTGATAACGGAAAGAAACGCTCAGACAATAAAGATAACCAAAGCTGGCTGAAAAAATAA
- the sufB gene encoding Fe-S cluster assembly protein SufB, translating into MSKYTEDDLRVDLENKKYEFGWETKIDYEDFPIGLNEDIIRAISAKKEEPEWMTEWRLESFKIWQKMVEPTWANIKYEKPDFQAIRYYAAPKVKPELASLDEVDPELLKTFEKLGINIEEQKRLSGVAVDIVMDSVSVKTTFQDTLAEKGIIFCSISEAIKNHPDLVRKYLGKVVPRGDNFYAALNSAVFSDGSFCYIPKGVKCPMELSTYFRINQAGTGQFERTLVIADEGSYVSYLEGCTAPSRDENQLHAAVVELIALDNAEIKYSTVQNWYPGNEEGKGGVFNFVTKRGLCERNAKISWTQVETGSAVTWKYPSCILKGDNSIGEFYSIAVTNNHQYADTGTKMIHIGKNTKSTIISKGISAGKSQNSYRGQVKVMPSAKGARNFSQCDSLLMGNECGAHTFPYIEIKDPTAQLEHEATTSKIGEDQIFYCNQRGIDTERAIALIVNGFSKEVLNKLPMEFAIEAQKLLEISLEGSVG; encoded by the coding sequence ATGAGTAAATATACTGAAGACGATTTAAGAGTCGATCTAGAAAATAAAAAATATGAATTCGGTTGGGAAACCAAAATTGATTATGAAGATTTCCCAATTGGTTTAAATGAAGATATCATCCGTGCCATCTCCGCTAAAAAAGAGGAGCCGGAATGGATGACAGAATGGCGTTTGGAATCTTTCAAAATCTGGCAAAAAATGGTAGAGCCTACCTGGGCTAATATCAAATATGAAAAACCTGATTTTCAAGCAATCCGTTACTACGCTGCTCCAAAAGTAAAGCCTGAATTGGCCAGCCTTGATGAAGTAGATCCTGAACTATTGAAGACTTTCGAAAAGCTAGGGATTAACATTGAGGAACAAAAAAGACTTTCAGGAGTTGCCGTAGACATTGTAATGGACTCAGTTTCTGTGAAAACAACTTTCCAGGATACACTGGCAGAAAAAGGAATTATTTTCTGTTCAATTTCCGAGGCTATTAAAAATCATCCAGATCTGGTAAGGAAATATCTCGGAAAAGTAGTTCCAAGAGGAGATAACTTCTATGCAGCATTAAACTCCGCAGTATTCTCTGACGGAAGTTTCTGCTATATTCCTAAAGGCGTAAAGTGTCCCATGGAACTTTCCACTTACTTCCGTATCAACCAGGCAGGAACAGGACAGTTTGAAAGAACGCTTGTGATAGCAGATGAAGGAAGCTATGTTTCTTATCTTGAAGGATGTACAGCTCCGTCAAGAGATGAAAACCAGCTTCACGCTGCGGTAGTGGAACTGATTGCTCTGGACAACGCTGAAATTAAATATTCAACCGTACAGAACTGGTATCCGGGTAATGAAGAAGGAAAGGGTGGGGTATTCAACTTTGTAACAAAAAGAGGACTTTGCGAAAGAAATGCAAAAATCTCATGGACACAGGTTGAAACAGGTTCTGCAGTAACATGGAAATATCCATCTTGTATTCTGAAAGGTGACAATTCAATCGGGGAGTTCTACTCTATCGCAGTAACTAATAATCACCAGTATGCAGATACAGGAACAAAAATGATCCATATTGGCAAAAACACCAAATCAACGATCATTTCCAAAGGTATTTCTGCAGGAAAATCTCAGAACTCATATAGAGGACAGGTAAAAGTAATGCCTTCTGCAAAAGGAGCAAGAAACTTCTCACAGTGTGATTCTTTATTAATGGGTAATGAATGCGGCGCGCATACTTTCCCTTACATTGAAATTAAAGATCCTACTGCCCAATTGGAGCATGAAGCAACCACTTCAAAAATTGGAGAAGATCAGATCTTCTACTGCAACCAGAGAGGTATTGATACAGAAAGAGCCATTGCTTTAATCGTAAATGGATTCAGTAAAGAGGTTTTAAATAAACTCCCAATGGAATTTGCTATTGAAGCACAGAAACTACTTGAAATTTCATTAGAAGGATCAGTAGGATAA